The genome window ttgcttaggagaagtctcagcagtcggtagagccccagaaagagaaggcatcggagggggatcatttggagcctcagtactggacagaaccctagaaggaggaggcatcagaggttgatcatttggagcttcattacgcggtacagccccagaagacgaaggcaataaatgcctttggaacaaacccacaaatctctgatgatcaagtaaaacctgaccatcagtttccttcatctggtcaagcttcctcttcatgtttgtagcatagtcatgtgcgagccggtgcaactgtttattctcatgcttgagccctctaatctcctgtttgagactcatcacttcagccgccaatgattcaacttggcgggttcgagcaaataggcgttgggccatattagacacagaacctgcacactgaacactgagagccagcgaatccttaacagctaactcatcagaccgtttggaaagtagtctgttatct of Malus sylvestris chromosome 6, drMalSylv7.2, whole genome shotgun sequence contains these proteins:
- the LOC126625005 gene encoding uncharacterized protein LOC126625005, whose amino-acid sequence is MSGPSDRRFDLNLVEEAAPPSPDNIWRPSFVSPTGPLTVGDSVMKNDMTAAVVARNLLTPKDNRLLSKRSDELAVKDSLALSVQCAGSVSNMAQRLFARTRQVESLAAEVMSLKQEIRGLKHENKQLHRLAHDYATNMKRKLDQMKETDGQVLLDHQRFVGLFQRHLLPSSSGAVPRNEAPNDQPLMPPPSRVLSSTEAPNDPPPMPSLSGALPTAETSPKQPL